A part of Kitasatospora kifunensis genomic DNA contains:
- a CDS encoding zf-HC2 domain-containing protein has protein sequence MSVEHVSMRLIGDYARGDTQLAADTVWALEAHLETCAMCRSRLAACVATEAPGIVTLVDTVRAVLEPQLDAAVRMPSRRYRPSWVSAWLTPVMAPWLAMTVAVVLMALLLDAAGLAPLSGASPMVLIAPVLPLCGVAASWSRGLDPAHELTASSARAGLPLLLRRTTAVLVVVLPVLLLAGWLTGDMTAAQWLLPSLAFTSTALALGSVVGVTRAAAALVATWGVVFAAPACAARRVPLVLQSDQLPVWGLLLALGIGVVIARRRAYSAL, from the coding sequence ATGAGCGTGGAACATGTGTCGATGCGGTTGATCGGCGACTATGCGCGCGGTGATACGCAGCTGGCCGCGGACACGGTATGGGCGCTGGAGGCCCATCTGGAGACGTGCGCCATGTGCCGCAGCCGCCTGGCGGCCTGTGTGGCCACCGAGGCGCCCGGCATCGTCACCCTCGTCGACACCGTCCGGGCCGTGCTGGAACCGCAGTTGGACGCGGCCGTCAGGATGCCCTCGCGGCGCTACCGCCCGAGCTGGGTGTCGGCCTGGCTGACACCGGTCATGGCGCCGTGGCTGGCCATGACCGTCGCCGTCGTCCTGATGGCGCTGCTGCTGGACGCGGCCGGGCTGGCGCCCCTGAGCGGCGCCTCGCCCATGGTGCTGATCGCGCCCGTGCTGCCGCTGTGCGGTGTCGCCGCTTCGTGGTCGCGCGGCCTGGATCCGGCGCACGAGCTGACGGCCTCAAGCGCCCGGGCCGGTCTGCCCCTGCTGCTGCGGCGCACCACCGCGGTACTCGTCGTGGTCCTGCCCGTGCTCCTGCTGGCGGGATGGCTGACGGGAGACATGACGGCCGCGCAGTGGTTGCTGCCCTCGCTGGCCTTCACCTCCACCGCCCTGGCCCTGGGCAGCGTGGTCGGCGTGACCCGCGCCGCCGCCGCGCTGGTGGCCACCTGGGGTGTCGTCTTCGCGGCACCCGCCTGTGCCGCCCGCCGCGTCCCCCTCGTCCTGCAGTCGGACCAACTGCCCGTGTGGGGACTGCTCCTCGCGCTCGGCATCGGCGTCGTGATCGCCCGCAGAAGGGCGTACTCGGCGCTGTGA
- a CDS encoding RNA polymerase sigma factor produces MRSRRRALDELDEERLLRLVAKGDRGAFDELYRRTSPWLAVRLRRRCADEQIVAEVMQETYLAVWRAAGAFAGSAVGGTAVGWLWTIAARRLVDAFRRRAHHAEPPLAAAERAVVPAAEDEVLAKAVGGDVGDALRQLAPELRQVLQAMVLDGLSVRETAVLLRLPEGTVKTRARRARIAMREALV; encoded by the coding sequence GTGAGATCACGCAGGAGAGCACTGGACGAGTTGGACGAGGAGCGCCTGCTCCGGCTGGTCGCCAAGGGTGACCGTGGGGCGTTCGACGAGTTGTACCGGCGCACGTCGCCGTGGTTGGCGGTACGGCTGCGCCGCCGCTGCGCGGACGAGCAGATCGTCGCCGAGGTCATGCAGGAGACCTACCTGGCGGTGTGGCGCGCGGCCGGTGCGTTCGCCGGGAGCGCGGTCGGCGGGACGGCCGTCGGATGGCTGTGGACGATCGCGGCGCGGCGCCTGGTCGATGCGTTCCGGCGCCGTGCCCACCATGCCGAGCCGCCGCTGGCCGCTGCCGAACGGGCGGTGGTGCCGGCGGCGGAGGACGAGGTACTCGCCAAGGCCGTCGGCGGCGATGTGGGCGATGCCCTGCGGCAACTGGCGCCGGAACTGCGGCAGGTGCTGCAGGCCATGGTGCTTGACGGGCTTTCGGTGCGGGAGACCGCCGTCCTGCTCAGACTGCCCGAAGGCACGGTCAAGACACGTGCCCGTCGGGCCCGGATCGCGATGCGGGAGGCGCTGGTATGA
- a CDS encoding phosphatase PAP2 family protein — protein MTALGFLIALEIAARHYGVPGPITNQVREVVFAPKSGVLLYTGMALMMVVLTWRQRFIAAGAAVGIDAVFFLVRRAIDVKTTFGNGALWVILGYAVIAVTRRSGPERVLLLKGVGLGLLLVAGRKTGDTWLLITSKTRPAVLDQYVAAADHALGNPSWLVGQLVRATGPIGAHVLEYVYIQLPVAAGLVALYQLRNVAAERRFPGHHMVRTFLVIGLLGPGIYMLFPVVGPIFAYGGDGGHWALANLWPNTPPPIHAPHRMPFDGTTPRNCMPSLHIAWATAIFIHSRKGPLILRFAGAFWLIATLGATLGFGYHYGTDIVAGVVFALTVEAALRSLERGLDRSGIKLVIYGTTVFVVLLASYRFLPMKMAAHPWVFGPLLILAMTSVIFGYVRTTRRWEPKAVPVPQPVPQPQLELV, from the coding sequence GTGACGGCCCTCGGATTCCTCATCGCGCTGGAGATCGCCGCGCGTCACTACGGCGTACCGGGGCCGATCACCAACCAGGTGCGCGAGGTCGTGTTCGCCCCCAAGTCGGGGGTGCTGCTGTACACCGGCATGGCGCTGATGATGGTGGTGCTCACCTGGCGGCAACGGTTCATCGCAGCCGGTGCCGCGGTCGGCATCGACGCGGTCTTCTTCCTGGTGCGGCGGGCGATCGACGTCAAGACGACCTTCGGCAACGGCGCGTTGTGGGTGATCCTGGGCTACGCGGTCATCGCTGTCACGCGCCGCTCCGGCCCGGAACGCGTCCTGCTCCTGAAGGGCGTCGGGCTGGGCCTGCTGCTGGTGGCCGGCCGCAAGACCGGCGACACCTGGCTGCTCATCACCTCCAAGACCCGCCCGGCGGTGCTCGACCAGTACGTGGCGGCCGCCGACCACGCGCTGGGCAACCCGTCGTGGCTGGTGGGCCAGCTCGTCCGGGCCACCGGCCCGATCGGCGCCCACGTTCTCGAGTACGTCTACATCCAGCTTCCGGTGGCCGCGGGCCTGGTCGCGCTGTACCAGCTGCGTAACGTGGCGGCCGAGCGCCGCTTCCCTGGCCACCACATGGTGCGCACCTTTCTGGTGATCGGCCTCCTCGGGCCGGGCATTTACATGCTCTTCCCGGTGGTGGGGCCGATCTTCGCCTACGGCGGCGACGGCGGGCACTGGGCCTTGGCCAACCTGTGGCCGAACACCCCGCCGCCGATCCACGCCCCGCACCGGATGCCATTCGACGGGACCACCCCGCGCAACTGCATGCCGAGCCTGCACATAGCGTGGGCCACCGCGATCTTTATTCATTCCCGAAAGGGCCCGCTGATTCTGCGATTCGCAGGCGCGTTCTGGCTGATTGCCACGCTCGGCGCAACGCTGGGATTCGGCTACCACTACGGCACGGATATCGTTGCCGGTGTGGTGTTCGCCCTCACGGTCGAAGCGGCGCTGCGCTCGCTCGAACGCGGTTTGGATCGGTCAGGAATTAAGCTGGTCATTTACGGCACCACTGTCTTCGTCGTGCTCCTGGCGTCATATCGCTTTCTGCCGATGAAGATGGCCGCACATCCGTGGGTGTTCGGACCCCTTCTCATTCTGGCGATGACCTCGGTGATCTTCGGCTACGTGCGGACCACCAGGCGGTGGGAACCGAAGGCCGTGCCGGTGCCGCAGCCGGTACCGCAACCGCAACTCGAACTGGTTTGA
- a CDS encoding nuclear transport factor 2 family protein: MSIDNTDNTDNTDSIGNVTDVTDIADFTALDPFFRIIREGLAGLVEGEHFFDLLAEDVVFEYVISVPGYPRRVQGRRAVADLYRGYGDVMVLHSADELAVHRDPETSVVVLEYAVHGRAVRTGLGYDNHFVSVITVKDRRVTHWRDYLDPVAVFRAVGWPAADR, encoded by the coding sequence ATGTCCATCGACAACACCGACAACACCGACAACACCGACAGCATCGGCAACGTCACTGACGTCACCGACATCGCCGACTTCACCGCGCTGGACCCGTTCTTCCGCATCATCCGTGAGGGACTGGCGGGCCTTGTCGAGGGCGAGCACTTCTTCGACCTCCTGGCCGAGGACGTGGTCTTCGAGTACGTGATCTCCGTGCCCGGTTACCCGCGCCGGGTTCAAGGGCGCCGAGCGGTCGCCGACCTGTACCGCGGTTACGGCGACGTCATGGTCCTGCACAGCGCGGACGAACTCGCCGTCCACCGGGACCCCGAGACGTCCGTGGTCGTGCTGGAGTACGCGGTGCACGGGCGGGCGGTGCGAACCGGGCTCGGCTACGACAACCACTTCGTCTCCGTGATCACCGTCAAAGACCGCAGGGTTACGCACTGGCGGGACTACCTGGACCCCGTCGCCGTCTTTCGGGCTGTCGGATGGCCGGCGGCGGATCGATAG
- a CDS encoding NmrA family NAD(P)-binding protein — translation MTMTGSPQTALVLGGTGRTGSLVARQLAERGLGARTAARHGADVRFDWDDPTTHPGALDGVDRLYLVTPVLRVSYADQVAAFLDLAEAAGVRHVTYLSTYRGDQAPPEIDIRAVEADLASRRAITHSVLRPAWLMQNFSDAHLPVVDGVITVPTGGGAEAFVDAADIAAVAVETLLAPEAHADARYAPTGPQALTVAEVADTIAAVTGRPVRQHDIDPDAWIGGAVAAGLVPADYAVMLRWLTAGIISGNGATPNNDIEKVTGRPPATFHDFARRSVHAWTSPAVG, via the coding sequence ATGACCATGACTGGATCACCGCAGACCGCACTCGTCCTCGGCGGCACCGGCCGGACCGGCTCGCTGGTGGCGAGACAGCTCGCCGAGCGGGGGCTGGGCGCCCGCACCGCGGCCCGCCACGGCGCCGACGTGCGCTTCGACTGGGACGACCCGACCACCCACCCCGGTGCCCTGGACGGCGTCGACCGGCTCTACCTCGTCACGCCCGTGCTGCGGGTCAGCTACGCCGACCAGGTGGCCGCCTTCCTCGACCTTGCCGAAGCCGCAGGGGTGCGCCACGTCACCTACCTCAGCACCTACCGTGGCGACCAGGCGCCACCGGAGATCGACATCAGGGCCGTCGAAGCCGACCTCGCCAGCCGACGGGCCATCACCCACTCCGTCCTGCGCCCCGCATGGCTGATGCAGAACTTCAGCGACGCACACCTGCCGGTCGTCGACGGGGTGATCACGGTTCCCACCGGCGGCGGCGCGGAAGCCTTCGTCGACGCGGCCGACATCGCCGCGGTCGCGGTCGAGACGCTGCTCGCCCCCGAGGCCCACGCCGACGCCCGGTACGCGCCAACCGGCCCGCAGGCCCTCACGGTCGCCGAGGTCGCCGACACCATCGCCGCCGTGACCGGGCGGCCCGTCAGGCAGCACGACATCGACCCCGACGCGTGGATCGGCGGCGCGGTTGCGGCCGGCCTCGTCCCGGCCGACTACGCGGTGATGCTCCGCTGGCTGACCGCCGGCATCATCTCCGGGAACGGCGCCACACCCAACAACGACATCGAGAAGGTCACCGGTCGGCCACCGGCCACCTTCCACGACTTCGCCCGGCGCAGCGTCCACGCCTGGACCTCCCCGGCGGTGGGGTGA
- a CDS encoding AraC family transcriptional regulator codes for MDILHDRLARARASGAVFARTVAEPPWGLRLAGSIQLAVHTVVRGRAWLWLDGPGSAVELVPGEVTLVRGGPDHYIGHEPGADCLEPEDFRARHAHDGSGEDPRATVFLCGAYRFSGDIGSGLLEALPQVLTLSAAVGDPLREVIALLSHELAAPEPGQPTVLDRLLDVLLVLAIRNDFRRSPTAPRWYRAAADPRLNAALQAMHEDAGHPWSVPELAAISGLSRAAFARTFREALGQTPMQYLTDWRMALARDHLRTGELGMTSIARAVGYSSPYAFAAAFRRHHGEPPGTWRQRESLRAQAGPGSDPHVR; via the coding sequence GTGGACATACTGCACGATCGCCTTGCGCGGGCGCGGGCCTCCGGTGCCGTTTTCGCCCGGACGGTGGCCGAGCCGCCCTGGGGGCTGCGGCTGGCCGGCTCGATCCAGCTGGCGGTGCACACCGTCGTCCGGGGCAGGGCGTGGCTGTGGCTGGACGGCCCCGGCAGTGCGGTGGAGCTCGTGCCGGGTGAGGTGACGCTCGTGCGCGGCGGCCCGGACCACTACATCGGGCACGAGCCGGGCGCCGACTGCCTCGAACCGGAGGACTTCCGGGCCCGGCACGCCCACGACGGGAGTGGCGAGGACCCGCGGGCGACGGTCTTCCTCTGCGGCGCGTACCGGTTCTCGGGCGACATCGGCAGTGGGCTGCTGGAGGCGCTGCCGCAGGTGCTGACCCTGTCAGCGGCGGTCGGCGATCCGCTGCGGGAGGTGATCGCCCTCCTGTCGCACGAGCTGGCCGCCCCCGAGCCCGGCCAGCCCACCGTGCTGGACCGGCTTCTCGACGTTCTGCTGGTGCTCGCCATCCGCAACGACTTCCGCCGCAGCCCGACCGCGCCCCGCTGGTACCGGGCAGCCGCGGATCCCCGGCTGAACGCCGCGCTGCAGGCCATGCACGAGGACGCCGGCCACCCGTGGTCGGTCCCCGAACTCGCCGCGATCAGCGGCCTGTCCCGGGCGGCCTTCGCCCGGACCTTCCGCGAGGCCCTCGGGCAGACTCCCATGCAGTACCTGACCGACTGGCGGATGGCCCTCGCCCGCGACCACCTGCGCACCGGCGAGCTCGGCATGACGAGCATCGCCCGCGCCGTCGGCTACAGCTCGCCCTACGCCTTCGCGGCCGCCTTCCGGCGCCACCACGGCGAGCCGCCCGGGACCTGGCGGCAGCGGGAGTCGCTCCGCGCGCAGGCAGGCCCCGGAAGCGACCCCCACGTCCGCTGA
- a CDS encoding NAD(P)-dependent oxidoreductase, whose translation MSLLSVGFIGLGVMGEPMALNLLKSGTPLLVWNRTTAKTRTLAAAGAEVAPDAASVFARSEVVILMLLDDPGVDAVLGRGTPAFAERVADRTIVNMGTFAPTYSKELAAEVRAAGGRYVEVPVSGSSTQAAAGELVALMAGEPDDVAAVRPLLEPMCRQLTFCGPVPNGLLMKLAVNTFLITQVTGLAESFQFARRQGLDLDQLVSVLGAGPLASATMRLKAPKLASEDFSVQASITDSQKVARLITDAAATAGIAAPLLDVCRALFAETDQLGYADADMAAVVKAIEVRGRAVEGRVDR comes from the coding sequence ATGAGTTTACTTTCTGTGGGTTTCATCGGGTTGGGCGTCATGGGCGAGCCGATGGCGCTCAATCTGCTGAAGTCCGGTACCCCGCTGCTGGTCTGGAACCGGACCACCGCCAAGACCCGCACCCTGGCTGCTGCCGGCGCCGAGGTGGCTCCCGACGCGGCGAGTGTGTTCGCCCGCAGCGAGGTCGTCATCCTGATGCTGCTCGACGACCCGGGCGTGGACGCCGTCCTCGGCCGCGGCACTCCGGCCTTCGCCGAGCGTGTCGCCGACCGCACGATCGTCAACATGGGGACGTTCGCACCGACCTACTCGAAGGAGCTGGCGGCCGAGGTCCGCGCCGCCGGCGGCCGCTACGTCGAGGTGCCGGTCTCCGGATCGAGCACCCAGGCCGCCGCCGGCGAGTTGGTCGCACTGATGGCCGGGGAGCCGGACGATGTGGCGGCGGTGCGCCCACTGCTCGAACCGATGTGCCGTCAGCTCACGTTCTGCGGGCCGGTGCCCAACGGCCTGCTGATGAAGCTGGCGGTCAACACCTTCCTGATCACCCAGGTGACCGGGCTGGCCGAGTCGTTCCAGTTCGCGCGCCGCCAAGGGCTCGACCTTGACCAGCTGGTCTCGGTACTCGGCGCGGGGCCGCTGGCGAGCGCGACGATGCGGCTGAAGGCGCCCAAACTGGCCAGTGAGGACTTCTCGGTCCAGGCGTCGATCACCGACTCCCAGAAGGTCGCCCGGCTGATCACCGACGCCGCCGCCACGGCCGGCATCGCGGCCCCGCTGCTCGACGTCTGCCGGGCGCTCTTCGCCGAGACCGATCAACTCGGCTACGCCGACGCCGACATGGCCGCAGTCGTCAAGGCCATCGAGGTCCGCGGTCGGGCAGTCGAAGGCCGGGTCGACCGGTAG
- a CDS encoding TIGR00725 family protein, which yields MFQVAVCGPARCSAVEEAAAREVGVLLARSGAVVLCGGYGGVMAGAAQGAAGAGGLVIGILSGDDRSGASPFLTAAVVTGMGQARNSVLVGSADAVIVVGGSWGTLSEVAMAMRRGVRPVVVLGGWRIADARGEAVPGLVVADSPAAAVRLALAGRG from the coding sequence GTGTTTCAGGTGGCGGTCTGCGGTCCCGCGCGGTGCAGTGCGGTCGAGGAGGCGGCGGCTCGGGAGGTCGGTGTGCTGTTGGCGCGCTCGGGCGCGGTTGTTCTCTGCGGGGGATACGGCGGTGTCATGGCCGGCGCCGCGCAGGGTGCGGCGGGAGCGGGTGGCCTCGTCATCGGCATCCTCTCCGGGGACGACCGGTCCGGGGCCTCGCCCTTCCTGACCGCTGCCGTGGTCACCGGCATGGGCCAGGCCCGGAACAGCGTCCTGGTCGGTTCCGCGGATGCGGTCATCGTGGTCGGCGGGTCGTGGGGGACCCTGTCGGAGGTGGCGATGGCCATGCGGCGGGGCGTCAGGCCGGTGGTGGTTCTCGGTGGTTGGCGGATCGCTGACGCGCGGGGTGAAGCCGTGCCGGGCCTCGTCGTGGCCGACAGCCCGGCGGCGGCCGTGCGGCTCGCCCTGGCAGGCCGGGGTTGA
- a CDS encoding Rieske (2Fe-2S) protein, with protein sequence MAEKTETAAITESSTQSASAQPLVTTRRIALCGAGGAAALVLAGCSSSGSMGSDSSAASASSAPGAGMGASGAASTGASAESMASGSDSGSGSASGAVLGKAAGIPVGGGTVFAAAKVVVTQSTAGQYRGFSAVCTHRGCIVSQVANGVIMCPCHGSEFKIEDGSVAKGPATSALAPVPVKVQNGMLATDA encoded by the coding sequence ATGGCCGAGAAAACCGAGACCGCCGCGATCACCGAGAGTTCCACGCAGTCCGCGAGCGCCCAGCCCCTCGTCACCACTCGCCGCATCGCGCTCTGCGGCGCGGGTGGTGCTGCGGCGCTGGTGCTGGCCGGTTGTTCCTCGTCCGGGTCGATGGGTTCCGACTCGTCAGCCGCCTCCGCGTCGTCCGCCCCCGGTGCAGGCATGGGCGCCTCCGGCGCCGCCTCGACGGGAGCCTCCGCCGAGTCGATGGCCTCGGGCTCAGACTCAGGCTCGGGCTCGGCCTCGGGCGCAGTGCTCGGCAAGGCCGCCGGCATCCCGGTCGGCGGCGGCACTGTCTTTGCTGCCGCCAAGGTGGTCGTGACGCAGTCGACGGCCGGTCAGTACCGGGGCTTCAGCGCGGTCTGCACGCACCGCGGCTGCATCGTCTCGCAGGTGGCCAACGGGGTGATCATGTGCCCCTGCCACGGTAGCGAGTTCAAGATCGAGGACGGCTCGGTGGCCAAGGGCCCGGCGACCTCCGCGCTGGCGCCGGTTCCGGTCAAGGTGCAGAACGGCATGCTGGCCACTGACGCCTGA
- a CDS encoding ferric reductase-like transmembrane domain-containing protein, translated as MTLLSDAVPRIDAGTPSDRVRIRIRIRTRSLVPAGVVAAVLALALVLFLFLAQSASATAPIPGSPLDAYDKGIPYDVGVHKIARLAAMISYALMVATMVLGVVLRMRYFQRYVNRRTVYGAHMTLALSTLTFGALHGLTFCYQPVWDIRLANLLLPFTGGLQRMPVGFGILGTELAIAVGCSVWLQQRIGYRRWLRFHQFAYVAFGLIWLHIFTVHPEPRHTNLVALAVAAGALGCLLAFLIRALPSSSRLRRGTFTNSVDGIQ; from the coding sequence ATGACCCTGCTTTCCGACGCAGTGCCCCGCATCGACGCCGGCACTCCGTCAGACCGCGTCCGCATCCGCATCCGTATCCGCACCCGATCGTTGGTGCCGGCGGGTGTTGTGGCGGCGGTCCTCGCCCTGGCGCTGGTCCTGTTCCTGTTCCTGGCCCAGTCGGCCTCGGCCACAGCGCCCATCCCGGGCTCCCCGCTGGACGCCTACGACAAGGGGATCCCGTACGACGTGGGCGTGCACAAGATCGCCCGACTCGCCGCGATGATCTCCTACGCGCTGATGGTGGCCACGATGGTGCTGGGTGTGGTGCTCCGCATGCGGTACTTCCAGCGCTACGTCAACCGCAGGACGGTGTACGGCGCCCACATGACGCTCGCGCTCTCCACGCTGACCTTCGGCGCGCTGCACGGCCTGACCTTCTGCTACCAGCCGGTCTGGGACATCAGACTCGCCAACCTGCTGCTCCCGTTCACCGGCGGCCTGCAACGGATGCCGGTCGGCTTCGGCATCCTCGGCACCGAACTCGCCATCGCGGTGGGCTGCTCGGTGTGGCTGCAGCAGCGGATCGGCTACCGTCGGTGGCTGAGGTTCCATCAGTTCGCCTATGTGGCTTTCGGGTTGATCTGGTTGCACATCTTCACCGTGCACCCGGAGCCACGGCACACCAACCTCGTCGCGCTCGCGGTCGCGGCCGGTGCCCTGGGCTGCCTGCTCGCCTTCCTCATCCGCGCACTCCCCTCCTCCTCCCGGCTGCGCCGGGGGACCTTCACGAACTCCGTGGACGGCATCCAATGA
- a CDS encoding FAD-dependent oxidoreductase, protein MTTIPGAWSNQVWWPQNEQPQERWTLPEFSAPALQLSYQSYQSYAYLPVPLHEQHASLGHSYPLAHVADGYPAPAPYVEPPYQLLPQAAEPPIAAEVTDAVEVEAEVEVEVEELPLPADRLVPEARPVKVSVDNNRCHIYGICQQEAPEVFRISEGGSLHYTGTVPAHLAARARQAARCCPMQAVAISGATPPGARRRRRAAAVRPTGYRRIVVAGGGLAGLSAASRLRERGYDGELVLVGEELRRPYSRPPLSKQFLAGELGAEDLTFRADDTLQAHWLLGTQLLGLDTERKSVELRGGERLPYDGLVIATGVDAKRLPSTPVISDRIRTVRTLADAAAIQQAMQQARAHHLVILGGGFVGCELACTARDLGMEVTLIVHSAPLLRRVLGSKLGEVVGRIQARAGVDVRLSTRISHWHDTGAGLRLRLDDGELLEADFVVLGLGSVPRTEWLRGSTLEVTDGVLCDATCHALDVAGRPMPGIVAAGDVASWPNARFDATPRRVEHLIHAVEMGQHAADALLEGPDQAPRFTPVPRFWSEQHGTRLQAVGMPALGERMEIVEGSLRSESFVATYHRDTARGSQLVAAVAFDMPSQLLDYRDAIGRIGPLPRTLTSRRRRR, encoded by the coding sequence ATGACGACGATTCCGGGCGCCTGGTCGAACCAGGTGTGGTGGCCGCAGAACGAGCAACCGCAAGAGCGGTGGACGCTACCGGAGTTCTCAGCACCTGCGCTCCAACTGTCCTACCAGTCCTACCAGTCCTACGCCTACCTGCCGGTCCCGCTGCACGAGCAGCACGCCTCGCTCGGCCACTCGTATCCGCTCGCCCACGTGGCAGACGGGTACCCGGCACCCGCGCCGTACGTCGAGCCGCCGTACCAGTTGCTTCCGCAAGCCGCCGAGCCGCCGATCGCGGCCGAGGTCACAGACGCGGTCGAGGTCGAGGCCGAAGTCGAAGTCGAAGTCGAGGAGCTGCCGCTGCCGGCGGACCGCCTCGTCCCCGAGGCCCGGCCGGTGAAGGTCAGCGTCGACAACAACCGCTGCCACATCTACGGCATCTGCCAGCAGGAGGCGCCCGAGGTCTTCCGCATCTCCGAGGGCGGCTCGCTGCACTACACGGGCACCGTCCCGGCCCACCTCGCCGCCCGCGCCCGCCAGGCAGCGCGCTGCTGCCCGATGCAGGCCGTCGCGATCAGCGGCGCCACCCCGCCCGGTGCCCGGCGCCGCCGTCGCGCTGCGGCGGTGCGGCCGACGGGCTACCGCCGGATCGTGGTCGCCGGCGGCGGTCTGGCCGGCCTGAGTGCCGCCAGTCGACTGCGCGAGCGTGGCTACGACGGCGAACTCGTCCTGGTCGGCGAGGAGTTGCGACGCCCCTACAGTCGTCCACCGCTGTCCAAGCAGTTCCTGGCCGGCGAGTTGGGTGCCGAGGACCTCACCTTCCGGGCCGACGACACGCTGCAGGCGCACTGGCTGCTGGGCACCCAGCTGCTCGGCCTGGACACCGAGCGCAAGTCCGTCGAGCTGCGTGGTGGTGAACGGCTGCCCTATGACGGCCTGGTGATCGCGACCGGGGTCGACGCCAAGCGGCTGCCGAGCACGCCGGTCATCAGCGACCGGATCCGCACGGTCCGTACCCTGGCGGACGCCGCGGCGATCCAGCAGGCCATGCAGCAGGCCCGGGCACACCACCTGGTGATCCTCGGCGGCGGCTTCGTCGGCTGTGAACTGGCCTGCACCGCACGCGACCTCGGGATGGAGGTCACCCTGATCGTGCACAGCGCGCCGCTGCTGCGCCGGGTGCTGGGCAGCAAACTGGGCGAGGTGGTGGGCCGGATCCAGGCCCGGGCCGGGGTGGACGTCCGGCTCAGCACCCGGATCAGCCACTGGCACGACACCGGTGCCGGGCTGCGGCTGCGGCTGGACGACGGCGAGCTGCTGGAGGCGGACTTCGTGGTCCTGGGCCTTGGCAGTGTGCCGCGCACCGAGTGGCTGCGCGGCAGCACGCTGGAGGTGACCGACGGCGTGCTGTGCGACGCCACCTGCCACGCCCTGGACGTGGCAGGCAGGCCGATGCCGGGAATCGTGGCGGCGGGCGACGTGGCCAGCTGGCCCAACGCCCGCTTCGACGCCACGCCCCGGCGGGTGGAGCACCTGATCCACGCGGTCGAGATGGGTCAACACGCCGCCGATGCACTGCTGGAGGGCCCTGATCAGGCCCCGCGCTTCACCCCCGTCCCGCGGTTCTGGTCGGAGCAGCACGGCACCCGGTTGCAGGCGGTCGGCATGCCGGCGCTGGGAGAGCGGATGGAGATCGTGGAGGGTTCGCTGCGCTCGGAGAGCTTCGTTGCGACCTACCACCGGGACACCGCCCGGGGCAGCCAGCTGGTGGCCGCCGTGGCCTTCGACATGCCGAGTCAACTACTGGACTACCGCGACGCCATCGGCCGGATCGGCCCGCTGCCGCGCACCCTGACCTCGAGGAGGAGGCGCCGTTGA
- a CDS encoding ATP-binding protein, whose product MSILSGPSPRPAPGPTQAPARGAAPATRESPGRTRHSQRHHTLYDWTPTEPNPTSPVRRRLRAALAALRVPADAVDDAVLMASELVANAHRHAPGAGRLRLVVTATTVRVEVHDGNPRLPGPGPCSGSPPAPGRRSGEIDCPSSWLAESGRGLRIVHALSGGRWGSRTTASGKHVWFALPRPVSHSGRGPLKHPGRPPEYEGG is encoded by the coding sequence ATGAGCATTCTGAGCGGACCATCACCGCGCCCCGCGCCCGGCCCCACCCAGGCCCCTGCGCGGGGCGCGGCCCCCGCCACCCGCGAGTCGCCAGGGCGGACACGGCACAGCCAGCGCCACCACACCCTGTACGACTGGACGCCGACCGAGCCGAACCCGACCTCGCCGGTCCGGCGCCGGCTGCGCGCGGCGCTCGCCGCGCTGCGCGTCCCCGCGGATGCGGTCGACGACGCCGTGCTGATGGCCAGCGAGTTGGTCGCCAACGCGCACCGGCACGCCCCGGGGGCCGGGCGGCTGCGCCTGGTGGTGACCGCCACGACGGTCAGAGTGGAGGTCCACGACGGCAACCCGCGCCTGCCCGGCCCCGGTCCCTGCTCCGGCTCCCCACCCGCGCCCGGCCGCCGGAGCGGCGAAATCGACTGCCCCTCAAGCTGGTTGGCCGAGAGCGGCCGGGGCCTGCGGATCGTACACGCGCTGTCCGGGGGCCGCTGGGGCTCCCGGACGACGGCATCCGGAAAACACGTCTGGTTCGCACTGCCCCGCCCGGTTTCGCACAGCGGGCGCGGGCCGCTGAAACACCCAGGCAGGCCGCCGGAATACGAAGGTGGTTGA